The following proteins come from a genomic window of Hymenobacter canadensis:
- the plsY gene encoding glycerol-3-phosphate 1-O-acyltransferase PlsY: MNLAIILGLLLAAYLLGSIPTALWVGQRFFGLDIREHGSGNAGATNTFRVLGKKPGSFVMAIDVLKGWAATSLAQVMLNQGAITPGQLLYFQLACGILAIVGHIYPVFAGFRGGKGVATVLGMMLAIAPATVGVCVLVFLAVLATTQYVSLSSMSAGVAFALLQLLPAFRPQNPLLVWFGFILAALLIYTHRANIGRLRAGTESRVPLPWKK, translated from the coding sequence ATGAATCTTGCTATCATCCTCGGCCTGCTGCTGGCCGCCTACCTGCTTGGCTCCATCCCAACGGCCCTGTGGGTGGGGCAGCGTTTCTTCGGCCTCGATATCCGGGAGCATGGCTCCGGCAACGCGGGTGCCACCAACACCTTCCGGGTGCTGGGCAAGAAGCCGGGCTCGTTCGTCATGGCCATCGACGTGCTGAAAGGCTGGGCCGCCACCTCGCTGGCCCAAGTGATGCTCAATCAGGGCGCCATCACGCCCGGGCAGTTGCTGTATTTCCAGCTGGCCTGCGGAATTCTGGCCATCGTGGGGCATATCTACCCGGTGTTTGCGGGCTTCCGGGGCGGCAAGGGTGTGGCCACGGTGCTGGGCATGATGCTGGCTATTGCGCCCGCCACGGTGGGCGTGTGCGTGCTGGTGTTTCTGGCGGTACTGGCTACCACGCAGTACGTGTCGTTGAGCAGCATGTCGGCCGGGGTGGCGTTTGCGTTGCTACAGTTGTTGCCGGCATTCCGGCCGCAGAACCCGCTGCTGGTGTGGTTCGGCTTTATTCTGGCGGCGCTGCTCATCTACACCCACCGCGCCAACATCGGGCGGCTGCGGGCCGGCACCGAGAGCCGCGTGCCGCTACCGTGGAAGAAGTGA
- the prmA gene encoding 50S ribosomal protein L11 methyltransferase, giving the protein MDFVEVRVLAPRELADILVAELAEVGYSTFEDNDEGFCAYIDEDQFAADAVTEIMSRYEGQGELGYEHRVITRQNWNAEWEKNFEPLVIAEKVSVRAPFHEARPDLQYEIVIMPRMSFGTGHHDTTALMIANQLDVDHQGKRVLDMGCGTGILAIMAVHLGASYVLAVDVEPWTAENAADNALENNVQDKVEARLGDITALEGEAPFDIILANINRNVLLDDMGAYGQYLKSGCPILFSGFYEEDLALIRAAAEQNGLRYGSHRTQNHWVSAIFYQA; this is encoded by the coding sequence ATGGATTTTGTTGAAGTGCGCGTGCTGGCCCCCCGGGAGCTGGCCGACATCCTGGTGGCCGAGCTGGCCGAAGTAGGCTACAGTACCTTCGAAGACAACGACGAGGGCTTCTGCGCCTACATCGACGAAGACCAGTTTGCGGCCGATGCCGTAACCGAAATCATGAGCCGCTACGAGGGCCAGGGTGAGCTGGGCTACGAGCACCGCGTGATTACGCGCCAGAACTGGAACGCCGAGTGGGAGAAGAACTTCGAGCCGTTGGTAATCGCCGAGAAGGTGTCAGTGCGGGCGCCGTTCCACGAGGCCCGGCCCGACCTGCAGTACGAAATCGTGATTATGCCGCGCATGTCGTTCGGCACCGGCCACCACGATACCACGGCCCTGATGATTGCCAATCAGCTGGATGTAGACCACCAGGGCAAGCGCGTGCTGGACATGGGCTGCGGCACCGGCATCCTGGCCATTATGGCCGTGCACTTAGGTGCGAGCTACGTGCTGGCCGTGGACGTGGAGCCCTGGACCGCCGAAAACGCCGCCGACAACGCCCTCGAAAACAACGTGCAGGACAAGGTGGAGGCCCGCCTCGGCGACATCACCGCCCTGGAAGGGGAGGCTCCGTTCGACATCATCTTGGCCAACATCAACCGCAACGTGCTCCTCGATGACATGGGCGCCTACGGCCAGTACCTGAAGTCCGGCTGCCCCATTCTGTTCTCGGGATTCTACGAGGAAGACCTGGCCCTGATCCGGGCGGCGGCCGAACAGAACGGCCTGCGCTACGGCAGCCACCGCACCCAGAACCATTGGGTATCGGCCATTTTCTATCAGGCGTAA
- a CDS encoding OmpA family protein, whose protein sequence is MAEVLALLRQNPALRLAVQGYTDNAGTPAYNQQLSEARAGTVVAELAKAGIAASRLQATGLGQSQPLADNATETGKARNRRVELVKL, encoded by the coding sequence GTGGCGGAAGTTCTGGCGCTGCTCCGCCAGAATCCGGCGCTGCGCCTAGCCGTACAGGGCTACACGGATAACGCAGGCACCCCAGCCTACAACCAGCAGCTTTCCGAAGCCCGGGCCGGCACCGTAGTGGCGGAGCTGGCGAAAGCCGGCATTGCGGCCAGCCGGCTACAGGCCACCGGGCTCGGCCAGAGCCAGCCCTTGGCTGACAATGCCACCGAAACCGGCAAGGCCCGCAACCGACGCGTAGAACTGGTGAAGCTGTAG
- a CDS encoding DUF6150 family protein, whose translation MLSTLLLSGLLALNPFAAPQPRIPFVAPAPAASLEPCRLYGSVYLERDPNRRGFCFGAVYEEPEEAFADVLVFPESNKLFADKPGLWYLTETRDFADYVLFVSPNRALADFSISYTKVRSFAGCRKQ comes from the coding sequence ATGCTTTCTACCCTGCTACTCTCCGGCCTGCTGGCTCTGAACCCGTTTGCGGCCCCGCAACCCCGGATACCTTTTGTGGCGCCGGCACCGGCAGCTTCGCTGGAGCCGTGCCGCCTCTACGGCTCGGTGTACCTAGAGCGCGACCCCAACCGCCGCGGCTTCTGCTTCGGGGCGGTGTATGAGGAGCCTGAAGAGGCGTTTGCCGACGTGCTGGTGTTCCCGGAAAGCAACAAGCTCTTCGCCGACAAGCCCGGCCTGTGGTACCTCACCGAAACCCGCGACTTCGCCGACTACGTGCTGTTCGTGTCCCCGAACCGCGCCCTGGCCGACTTCAGCATCAGTTACACCAAGGTGCGCTCCTTTGCAGGGTGCCGTAAGCAGTAA
- the tpiA gene encoding triose-phosphate isomerase yields MRKNLVAGNWKMNMTLQDGLALVSEITNMVQDEVTGSAVEVVICPPFPFLASIGKQLPAGSRFHLGAQNCHQKESGAFTGEVSAKMLQSVGAEYVILGHSERRQYFREDDQLLSEKLKAALAAGLKPIFCVGETLETREADETFNYISKQLKDGLFHLSNEEFDQVVIAYEPIWAIGTGKTATSAQAQEVHAFIREQIARAYDAEAALNTSILYGGSANAQNARELFSQPDVDGGLIGGAALKSRDFTEIIKSF; encoded by the coding sequence ATGCGCAAGAACCTCGTTGCCGGCAACTGGAAAATGAACATGACCCTCCAGGATGGCCTGGCGCTGGTGTCTGAAATCACCAACATGGTGCAGGATGAAGTGACCGGCTCCGCGGTGGAGGTGGTTATCTGCCCGCCGTTTCCGTTCCTGGCTTCCATCGGCAAGCAGCTGCCTGCTGGCAGCCGGTTCCACCTCGGCGCGCAGAACTGCCACCAGAAAGAAAGCGGCGCGTTTACTGGCGAGGTATCGGCCAAGATGCTGCAGTCGGTGGGGGCTGAGTACGTGATTCTGGGCCACTCGGAGCGCCGCCAGTATTTCCGCGAAGACGACCAGCTGCTGAGTGAGAAGCTGAAGGCTGCCCTAGCCGCCGGCCTCAAGCCCATCTTCTGCGTGGGCGAAACCCTGGAAACCCGCGAAGCCGACGAGACTTTCAACTACATCAGCAAGCAGCTGAAAGACGGCCTGTTTCACCTCTCGAATGAGGAGTTCGACCAAGTAGTTATTGCCTATGAGCCTATCTGGGCCATCGGGACCGGCAAAACGGCCACCAGCGCCCAGGCGCAGGAGGTGCACGCCTTCATCCGCGAGCAGATTGCCCGCGCCTACGACGCCGAGGCGGCCCTGAACACCAGCATCCTGTACGGCGGCTCGGCCAACGCCCAGAACGCCCGCGAGCTGTTCAGCCAGCCCGACGTAGACGGCGGCCTCATCGGCGGTGCCGCCCTCAAGTCGCGCGACTTCACCGAAATCATCAAGTCGTTCTAG
- the uvrA gene encoding excinuclease ABC subunit UvrA: protein MADNSALQVAAPAADPIDQLDPREFILIKNARVHNLKNLSVALPRNKFIVVTGLSGSGKSSLAFDTLYAEGQRMYVESLSSYARQFLGRMDKPDVDYIRGISPAIAIEQKVSIKNNRSTVGTSTEIYDYLKLLFARVGRTYSPVSGEQVKKDNVADVVDYLMRLPADTRVMLLAPLQPAQDGRPMSKELDLLLQKGYSRVVVNGETAFIEELIAEGQPEVTGEVFIMIDRAVIIPGDEDLTFRLADSVQTAFFEGHGSLLVSEQTSTATEPTTKQFSDRFELDGVVFEEPSVNFFSFNNPYGACQTCEGFGSVLGIDEDLVIPDKSMTVYEGAIAPWRTDKQSEWLKPLLKNGIRFDFPIHRPYNELSDAERTLLWKGNKYFEGLDTYFKWVSEQTHKIQYRVLQSRYRGRTTCPDCRGTRLRKDAQYVKIQEHSITDIVLLPVSRALEFFQSLDLPEHEAKVAERLVTEVTNRLEYLNRVGLGYLTLNRLSSTLSGGESQRISLATSLGSALVGSMYILDEPSIGLHPKDAEQLIGVLRSLQQLGNTVIVVEHEDKMMEQADQIIDIGPEAGSGGGILQFQGTYAEVLTSDTYTGQYLSGRMAVEVPKTRRPWRNALELTGARENNLKNVSVKFPLNVMTVVTGVSGSGKSTLVKRILAPALLKQLGGGAGEATGKFDRLTGVNGQVTHVEFVDQNPIGKSSRSNPVTYVKAYDAIRTLFSDQPLAKARGFKPSHFSFNIDGGRCEVCQGEGQVKIEMQFMADIYLTCEACEGRKFKQDVLDVKYQDKAINDVLEMTIEDSLTFFKEQTKIVERLKPLHDVGLGYIRLGQSANTLSGGEAQRVKLASFLTKGNTLQNDKILFIFDEPSTGLHFHDINKLMTALNALVEQGNSVLIIEHNMDIIKCADWVIDLGPEGGTNGGHLLFEGTPEEMVKHKDTNHTARFLVDKL, encoded by the coding sequence ATGGCTGACAACTCCGCTCTGCAAGTAGCCGCCCCCGCGGCCGACCCCATTGACCAGCTCGACCCGCGCGAGTTTATCCTCATCAAAAACGCCCGCGTCCACAACCTCAAAAACCTGAGCGTGGCGCTTCCGCGCAACAAGTTTATTGTCGTGACGGGCCTGTCGGGCTCGGGCAAGTCGAGTCTGGCCTTTGATACGCTGTACGCCGAGGGCCAGCGCATGTACGTGGAGAGCCTCAGCAGCTACGCCCGCCAGTTCCTGGGCCGTATGGACAAGCCCGACGTGGACTACATCCGGGGCATTTCGCCGGCCATTGCCATCGAGCAGAAGGTCAGCATCAAGAACAACCGCTCCACCGTGGGCACCAGCACCGAAATCTACGACTACCTGAAGCTGCTGTTTGCGCGGGTGGGCCGCACCTACTCGCCCGTGAGCGGCGAGCAGGTGAAAAAGGACAACGTGGCCGACGTGGTGGACTACCTCATGCGCCTGCCCGCCGATACCCGCGTGATGCTGCTGGCCCCCCTGCAGCCCGCCCAGGACGGCCGCCCCATGAGCAAGGAGCTGGATTTGCTGCTCCAGAAAGGCTACAGCCGGGTGGTAGTGAACGGAGAAACTGCCTTTATCGAAGAACTCATTGCCGAAGGCCAGCCTGAAGTAACGGGCGAAGTCTTCATCATGATTGACCGCGCCGTCATCATCCCCGGCGACGAAGACCTGACCTTCCGCCTCGCTGACTCGGTGCAAACCGCCTTCTTCGAGGGCCACGGCAGCTTACTGGTCAGCGAGCAGACCAGCACCGCCACGGAGCCCACCACCAAGCAATTCTCCGACCGGTTTGAGCTGGATGGGGTAGTGTTTGAGGAGCCTAGCGTCAACTTCTTCTCCTTCAACAACCCCTACGGTGCCTGCCAGACCTGTGAGGGTTTCGGCTCGGTGCTGGGCATTGATGAGGACCTGGTAATTCCGGACAAGAGCATGACGGTGTACGAGGGCGCCATTGCTCCCTGGCGCACCGACAAGCAAAGTGAGTGGCTGAAGCCGCTGCTGAAAAACGGCATCCGCTTCGACTTCCCGATTCACCGGCCCTACAACGAGTTGAGCGACGCCGAACGCACCCTGCTCTGGAAGGGTAATAAGTACTTTGAGGGCCTCGATACCTACTTTAAGTGGGTGAGCGAGCAGACCCACAAAATTCAATACCGCGTGCTGCAAAGCCGCTACCGGGGCCGCACCACCTGCCCCGACTGCCGGGGCACGCGCCTGCGCAAAGACGCCCAGTACGTCAAGATTCAGGAGCATAGCATCACCGATATCGTGCTGCTGCCGGTGAGCCGGGCGCTGGAGTTCTTCCAGTCCCTCGACCTGCCCGAGCACGAAGCCAAAGTAGCCGAGCGTCTCGTGACGGAAGTCACCAACCGGCTGGAGTACCTGAACCGCGTGGGTTTGGGCTACCTCACCCTCAACCGCCTCAGCAGCACACTTTCAGGAGGGGAAAGCCAGCGGATTTCGTTGGCTACCTCGCTGGGTTCGGCGCTGGTGGGCTCCATGTACATCTTGGATGAGCCCAGCATTGGCCTGCACCCCAAGGACGCCGAGCAGCTGATTGGCGTGCTGCGCTCCTTGCAGCAGCTCGGCAACACCGTAATTGTGGTGGAGCACGAGGACAAAATGATGGAGCAGGCCGACCAGATCATCGACATCGGGCCCGAGGCCGGCTCGGGCGGCGGCATCCTGCAGTTCCAGGGTACCTACGCCGAGGTGCTGACCTCCGACACCTACACCGGCCAGTATCTGAGCGGGCGCATGGCAGTGGAAGTGCCCAAAACCCGCCGCCCCTGGCGCAACGCGCTGGAACTGACCGGCGCCCGCGAAAACAACCTTAAAAACGTGTCGGTGAAGTTTCCGCTGAACGTCATGACAGTCGTGACGGGCGTATCGGGCTCCGGCAAAAGCACGCTTGTGAAGCGGATTCTGGCCCCGGCCCTGCTCAAGCAGCTGGGTGGCGGCGCGGGCGAAGCCACCGGCAAGTTCGACCGCCTCACCGGCGTAAATGGCCAGGTAACGCACGTGGAGTTCGTGGACCAGAACCCCATCGGCAAGAGCAGCCGCTCGAACCCCGTCACCTACGTGAAGGCCTACGACGCCATCCGGACGCTGTTCTCTGATCAGCCGCTGGCCAAAGCGCGGGGCTTCAAACCCTCGCACTTCTCCTTCAACATCGACGGGGGCCGCTGCGAGGTGTGCCAGGGCGAGGGTCAGGTGAAGATTGAAATGCAGTTCATGGCCGACATCTACCTGACCTGCGAAGCCTGCGAGGGCCGCAAGTTCAAGCAGGACGTGCTGGACGTGAAGTACCAGGACAAGGCCATCAACGATGTTTTGGAAATGACCATCGAGGATAGCCTTACCTTCTTTAAAGAGCAGACCAAAATCGTGGAGCGCCTCAAGCCGCTCCACGACGTGGGCCTGGGCTACATTCGTCTGGGGCAGTCGGCCAACACGCTCAGCGGCGGCGAGGCCCAGCGCGTGAAGCTGGCCTCGTTCCTGACCAAGGGCAACACGCTGCAGAACGATAAAATCCTGTTCATCTTCGATGAGCCCAGCACCGGCCTGCACTTCCACGACATCAACAAGCTGATGACGGCCCTCAACGCGCTGGTGGAGCAGGGCAACTCGGTGCTCATCATCGAGCACAACATGGACATCATCAAGTGTGCCGACTGGGTGATTGACCTCGGCCCCGAAGGCGGCACCAACGGCGGCCACCTGCTCTTCGAAGGCACACCCGAGGAAATGGTGAAGCACAAAGACACCAACCACACCGCCCGCTTCCTGGTAGACAAGCTGTAG
- a CDS encoding SGNH/GDSL hydrolase family protein: protein MSMLNSMRWLAVAAGLLLAAPGRGLAQSAAVPPLNPAQWVPELRAFARQDSLTPPPARPILFYGSSSIRKWETLRQDFPGRPVLNRGFGGSRFPDALYFFEKLVVPYQPRQVVLYEGDNDISAGATPQEVFQSFLAFEQLMQQRLPRVPLVFLAIKPSPSRWALYPQMQEANCLIREYVAAHPKRLRYVDTATPLLGPNGRPQPQFYVSDSLHMTPAGYAVWQRVVGKGLKK, encoded by the coding sequence ATGTCTATGCTGAATTCGATGCGCTGGCTGGCCGTGGCCGCCGGCCTGCTGCTGGCTGCTCCCGGCCGTGGCTTGGCCCAGTCGGCAGCCGTGCCGCCCCTCAACCCCGCCCAGTGGGTCCCGGAGCTGCGCGCCTTTGCCCGCCAGGACAGCCTCACGCCGCCGCCTGCCCGCCCTATCCTGTTCTACGGCAGCTCCTCCATCCGCAAGTGGGAAACGCTGCGCCAGGATTTCCCCGGCCGCCCGGTGCTCAACCGCGGCTTCGGCGGCTCCCGCTTCCCCGATGCGCTGTACTTCTTCGAGAAGCTGGTGGTGCCCTACCAACCCCGGCAGGTGGTGCTCTACGAAGGCGATAACGACATCAGTGCTGGGGCCACGCCGCAGGAGGTGTTTCAGTCGTTTCTGGCGTTTGAGCAACTGATGCAGCAGCGGCTGCCCAGGGTGCCGCTGGTGTTTCTGGCCATCAAGCCCAGCCCCTCGCGCTGGGCGCTCTACCCCCAGATGCAGGAAGCCAACTGCCTCATCCGCGAGTACGTGGCCGCTCACCCGAAGCGCCTGCGCTACGTGGACACCGCCACGCCGCTACTGGGCCCCAACGGCCGGCCGCAGCCGCAGTTCTACGTATCCGACAGCCTGCACATGACGCCCGCCGGCTATGCGGTGTGGCAGCGGGTGGTAGGGAAGGGGCTGAAGAAGTAG
- a CDS encoding DUF1905 domain-containing protein produces MLIELFNGDVTLERFPGKGGWTYAPLPATVTAPRSWFNQLRVSGQIDDFALENASLMSLGKGRLFLPVRAEIRKQIGKQAGDVVRLVLLQSEGDAPLAVSAEDFRECLAEVPGALARYEQLPAADQQAWVAWVAAAPTDEQKVARVETACQRLAAHAGPEPCLPPA; encoded by the coding sequence ATGCTCATCGAACTCTTCAACGGCGACGTGACGCTGGAACGGTTTCCCGGCAAGGGCGGCTGGACTTATGCGCCGCTGCCGGCCACGGTGACGGCTCCCAGGTCGTGGTTCAACCAGCTGCGGGTGAGCGGGCAGATTGACGACTTCGCACTCGAAAACGCCAGCCTAATGTCGCTGGGAAAGGGCCGGCTGTTTCTGCCAGTGCGGGCCGAAATCCGCAAGCAGATCGGCAAGCAGGCCGGCGACGTGGTGCGCCTGGTGCTGCTTCAGTCCGAGGGAGACGCGCCCCTGGCGGTATCAGCAGAAGACTTCAGGGAGTGCTTGGCGGAGGTGCCGGGGGCGCTGGCCCGCTATGAGCAGCTGCCCGCCGCCGACCAACAGGCGTGGGTGGCGTGGGTGGCCGCCGCCCCCACCGACGAGCAGAAAGTAGCCCGCGTGGAAACTGCCTGCCAGCGCCTGGCCGCCCACGCCGGCCCGGAACCCTGCCTGCCCCCCGCCTGA
- a CDS encoding DUF4136 domain-containing protein yields MQRTTHIFLFLLTVLLSSCAPSVAVQQRPGTDFSQYKTYDWATTEVKSADSANPIYKSSLNDQQIQGAISSELAKRGIRQAQGSAKPDFYLTYHLYIEEAERTVTNPQPAGFAYPYAFAYRGRFMPINYGYFYSSPYYNTGTRTETFTEGTMILDFVDARSNNLVWRGSVADAVGSPGRVGEKFSESAKDILDKFPVEKL; encoded by the coding sequence ATGCAACGCACCACCCATATTTTTCTTTTCCTGCTTACAGTCCTGCTCAGCAGCTGCGCGCCCTCGGTGGCCGTGCAGCAGCGCCCCGGCACCGACTTCTCGCAGTATAAAACCTACGACTGGGCCACCACCGAGGTGAAATCGGCGGACTCAGCCAACCCAATTTATAAGAGTAGCCTCAACGACCAGCAGATTCAGGGCGCCATCAGCTCGGAGCTGGCCAAGCGCGGCATCCGGCAGGCCCAGGGCTCGGCCAAGCCCGATTTCTACCTGACCTATCACCTCTACATCGAGGAGGCTGAACGCACCGTGACCAACCCGCAGCCAGCCGGTTTTGCCTATCCCTACGCCTTTGCGTACCGGGGCCGGTTCATGCCCATCAACTACGGCTACTTCTACTCGTCGCCGTACTACAACACCGGCACCCGCACCGAAACCTTCACCGAAGGCACCATGATTCTGGACTTTGTGGATGCGCGCAGCAACAATCTGGTCTGGCGCGGCTCAGTAGCCGACGCCGTGGGCAGCCCCGGCCGCGTGGGCGAGAAGTTCTCGGAATCCGCCAAAGACATTCTCGACAAGTTCCCGGTGGAGAAGCTGTAA
- a CDS encoding ABC transporter ATP-binding protein, which translates to MSLLQVAGISVQETSHTALQDISFTLPEGRRLAIAGETGAGKSTLLQVIAGLVQPTAGTVTFDGRRVRGPHDVLIPGHPGVAYLSQHSELPHSLRVEQVLRYASQRPAAEAEALYELCRIGHLLARRTDQLSGGERQRIALARLLLGAPRLLLLDEPFSNLDRAHKQQLKAVVEDIGAELDITCILVSHDPTDTLAWAEELLVLQAGRLVQQGAPRQVYQQPANEYTAGLFGDYNLLTGALATALAQQAGLKPRRKPLLVRPEALQLLPSGPGLAGTVRAVRFVGSYSEVEVALKGGRLTVKTAAPTVAPGEAVTVVASAAWYLG; encoded by the coding sequence ATGAGCTTATTGCAGGTTGCGGGAATATCGGTGCAGGAAACCAGCCACACGGCGCTGCAGGACATCAGCTTTACGCTGCCGGAGGGGCGGCGGCTGGCCATTGCGGGCGAAACCGGAGCCGGCAAAAGCACCTTGCTGCAGGTGATTGCCGGACTGGTGCAGCCCACGGCCGGCACCGTCACGTTCGACGGCCGCCGCGTGCGTGGCCCCCACGACGTGCTGATTCCGGGCCATCCGGGGGTGGCGTATCTGTCGCAGCACTCGGAGTTGCCCCACTCGCTGCGGGTGGAGCAGGTGCTGCGCTACGCCAGCCAGCGGCCGGCCGCAGAGGCCGAGGCCCTGTACGAGCTGTGCCGCATCGGGCACTTGCTGGCGCGCCGCACCGACCAGCTTTCCGGCGGCGAGCGGCAGCGTATTGCGCTGGCCCGGCTGCTACTGGGCGCCCCCCGCCTGCTGCTGCTGGATGAGCCGTTTTCCAACCTCGACCGCGCCCACAAGCAGCAGCTCAAGGCCGTGGTTGAGGACATCGGGGCCGAGCTGGACATCACCTGCATTCTCGTCTCGCACGACCCCACCGACACGCTGGCCTGGGCCGAGGAACTGCTGGTGCTGCAGGCGGGCCGGCTGGTGCAGCAGGGTGCCCCCCGACAGGTGTATCAGCAGCCCGCCAACGAGTACACGGCCGGCCTGTTCGGCGACTACAACCTGCTGACCGGGGCGCTGGCCACGGCGCTGGCGCAGCAGGCGGGCCTGAAACCCCGCCGCAAGCCGCTGCTGGTGCGGCCCGAGGCCCTGCAGCTGCTCCCCTCCGGGCCAGGGCTGGCCGGCACCGTGCGGGCCGTGCGCTTCGTGGGCAGCTACTCGGAGGTGGAAGTGGCCCTGAAAGGCGGCCGCCTGACCGTGAAAACCGCCGCGCCCACCGTAGCGCCCGGCGAGGCAGTGACGGTGGTGGCTTCGGCGGCGTGGTATCTGGGGTAG
- a CDS encoding energy transducer TonB has protein sequence MLLSTRFLLPLLLAMPLATLAQTTQKVTVPLPTAPGREEYEVLPGPPPVRQGTYRYYAGRKGNTLIRQGYYTANQPDSLWTEYYESGKRLMSQGIYRQGRKFGEWKYYSADGTPTLRYDYSAGRILFKAPSTMRHQLAFQPVAQGAPFSTEPLYTEGTDALLIFVGRTLRYPAMALRNRLMGTVTIGFTIDTAGKTSGYRVVKGLGMGADEEAMRVVQLLPGTWIPASANGQPVPAECLVPVTFAIR, from the coding sequence ATGCTTCTTTCTACCCGATTCCTGCTGCCACTGCTGCTGGCCATGCCGTTGGCCACGTTGGCCCAAACAACCCAAAAAGTAACGGTACCGCTGCCCACAGCCCCTGGCCGTGAAGAGTATGAGGTATTGCCGGGCCCGCCACCCGTGCGGCAAGGCACTTACCGCTACTATGCCGGCCGCAAAGGCAACACGCTCATCCGGCAGGGCTACTATACTGCCAACCAGCCAGACAGCCTCTGGACGGAGTATTATGAGAGCGGCAAACGGCTGATGTCGCAGGGCATCTACCGCCAGGGCCGGAAATTTGGGGAATGGAAATACTACAGCGCCGATGGTACCCCCACGCTACGCTACGACTACAGTGCCGGCCGGATACTGTTTAAGGCGCCTAGCACCATGCGCCACCAACTGGCTTTTCAGCCGGTGGCACAGGGCGCGCCGTTCAGCACCGAGCCACTCTACACGGAAGGCACCGATGCCCTGCTAATTTTTGTGGGCAGGACCCTCCGCTACCCAGCAATGGCGCTACGCAACCGGTTGATGGGTACGGTAACAATCGGCTTCACGATAGACACTGCCGGCAAAACCTCAGGATACCGTGTCGTGAAAGGTCTGGGCATGGGCGCCGACGAAGAGGCTATGCGCGTGGTACAGCTGTTGCCCGGCACCTGGATTCCGGCCTCCGCCAACGGCCAGCCAGTACCGGCCGAATGTCTGGTGCCCGTCACCTTCGCTATTCGCTAG
- a CDS encoding fasciclin domain-containing protein produces the protein MASPAAPATASTGKDLAASAALSPDHTTLLKALGAAGLADKAKGAGPYTVFAPDNAAFDKLPAGTVTTLLQPTNKKKLANLLSYHVVSGNVMAADLKDGQVVKTVQGESLTVGVQGGTVTLTDAKGGKATVTKADIKTTNGVVHSIDTVLMPAK, from the coding sequence ATGGCTTCTCCTGCCGCCCCGGCAACGGCCTCTACCGGCAAGGACCTGGCCGCCAGTGCGGCGCTTTCCCCTGACCACACTACCCTGCTCAAGGCGCTGGGTGCCGCCGGCCTCGCCGACAAGGCCAAGGGTGCTGGGCCATACACGGTGTTTGCCCCCGACAACGCGGCATTCGACAAGCTGCCCGCCGGCACGGTGACCACGCTGCTGCAGCCCACCAACAAAAAGAAGCTGGCCAACCTGCTGTCTTACCACGTGGTATCCGGCAACGTCATGGCTGCCGACCTCAAGGATGGCCAGGTAGTGAAGACGGTGCAGGGCGAGTCGCTGACCGTGGGCGTGCAGGGCGGCACCGTGACCCTCACGGATGCCAAAGGCGGCAAAGCCACCGTCACGAAAGCCGATATCAAGACCACCAACGGCGTGGTGCATTCCATCGATACCGTACTGATGCCCGCCAAGTAA
- a CDS encoding GAF domain-containing protein, translating to MNYPSASLPPNEAERLKAIQPYLDLPLRHQIFQAVVVLTARAFVAPMSIMSIVEETQVQYLGSVGLALPERMARVDCICSAAVYTHDTTIFRDLQQQPCPWVSPAAQAQTDFSFYAGTPLLTEHDFAIGTLCILDREYRLFPSADRNLLRVLARLAMRLLDLQLLGLEQPSALVPCWPEIEARLTTTGEALLALPDPAQQAERERLVQQLNDYIEFI from the coding sequence ATGAATTACCCTTCCGCCTCCTTGCCGCCGAACGAAGCTGAACGCCTGAAAGCCATTCAGCCCTACCTGGACCTGCCGTTGCGCCACCAGATTTTTCAGGCGGTGGTGGTGCTCACGGCCCGGGCGTTTGTAGCGCCCATGTCCATCATGTCCATCGTGGAAGAAACCCAGGTGCAGTACCTGGGCAGCGTGGGCCTGGCCCTGCCCGAGCGCATGGCCCGCGTCGACTGCATCTGCTCGGCGGCCGTGTACACCCACGACACTACCATTTTTCGCGACCTGCAGCAGCAGCCCTGCCCGTGGGTTAGCCCCGCCGCCCAGGCCCAGACCGATTTCAGTTTCTACGCCGGTACGCCCCTGCTCACCGAGCACGATTTCGCCATCGGCACCCTCTGCATCCTCGACCGGGAATACCGTCTGTTCCCGTCTGCCGACCGGAACCTGCTGCGGGTTCTGGCCCGCCTGGCTATGCGCCTGCTGGATCTGCAACTCCTGGGCCTTGAGCAACCCAGTGCGCTCGTTCCCTGCTGGCCCGAAATTGAGGCGCGCCTCACCACGACTGGGGAGGCGCTGCTGGCCCTGCCCGACCCGGCCCAGCAGGCCGAGCGGGAGCGGCTGGTGCAGCAGCTGAACGACTATATCGAGTTTATTTAA